A region of the Andreesenia angusta genome:
TGGAGCTTAAGACAAGAAGCAGAGAGGAATGTCTGGAGAAGCTTGAATCCAAAAACAAGACGATAACTCAGAGGGAGTCGGAGCTGTCCGAGATAATGAAGCGAGTGGCCGAGATAGAGGAGTCTGTAGAGCAGAGAAAAGAAGAGGCGCTTGAGCTTTTAAACTATATCTCCGAGGAGAAGCTGAAGCTCAACACACTGGACTCCAACAAAGAGAGCTTGAGACTCAGAGCCGAGCAGATCTCAAAAGAGATAGAGCGAAACAAAAGCAAGGCCGAAGAGGTCTCCAGGCACAACTTAGAGCTTTCAGAGAAACTCGAAAAGATGAAGAAGAGCTTGGCTGAAATAGAGTCGGAAGCTTCGATTAAGAAGAGCCAAAGAGAGCAGACGCTGGAGAGCAAAAAGAAAGTTCAGAACTACATTGAAGGCTTGAAGTCGGGGCTTCAGAGCAAGCAGTCCAACTTGAAATTCCTAAGAGAGATGAAAGAAGAGTACGAGGGCTACTACAAGGGAGTCAAGAACTTCCTGATTCAGTCTAAAAACATAGAGGAACTTCAAAACGGCATAGATGGGCTAGTTGCTGAGCTTTTAAGCGTCAGCAAAGAACATGAAAAGGCCATAGAGGTTGCGCTGGGAGGAAGCCTCCAGCATATAGTGTTGGGAACTCAGAGAGACGGAAAGCGCTGCATAGAGTTTCTGAAGGAGAGGAAGCTTGGGAGAATAACTTTCCTACCTAGAGACTCTATAAAGGGAAAGACACTGAACGCCAACGAAGACAGGATACTGTCGGAAAGCGGAGTTCTGGGGCTTGCCTCGGACATAGTGGAGTACGACGCAAGGTACGCGGAGATATTTAAAAATCTGCTCGGAAGAACGGTGGTCATAGACAATATGGACACCATGATATCTATATCTAAAAAATACGGCAACTACCTAAAGCTCGTGACGATTGAGGGAGATGTGCTAAACCCTGGAGGTTCCATGACAGGAGGAAGTTTCAAAGGAAACAGCCTGAGCCTTTTGGGAAGAGAGAGGCAGATAAAAGAGCTGGAAGACGGGATTCTTTCAGGCAAGTCGGAGTACAGCGAAAAGGTAGAGATATACAGAAGTTTGGAAGATGAGATAAGCTCCCTTGAAACAGAGCTAGTGGAGCTAGAGAAGAGCGAAAGAGAGATAAGTTACGAGAAAAACAGACTAGAGAGCCAGTACAGCCATACCTCGGAACAGGAGGCAGAGCTTGCAAAAGGAGCCTCAAGCTACGAGCAAGAGACTGTGCAGATAGAAGAGGAGCTTCAGAAGCTGGAGTCCAGAAGAGCTCTTGTAGAGCAGAAGATAGAGGAGCACAAAGAGAACATAGACAGAATACAGCTTGAAGTCGAAAATCAGAGCAGAGAGATAGAAAAAGAGAAGTCCGTGGTAGAGCAGGACAACGTCGAGCTTACAGAGCAGAAGATAGAGCGAGCTTCCATAGAGGAGAGCCTGAAGAGCGCAGACTTAGAGCTAGACAGGATTTCGAAAGAGATAGAGAAGACGGTGCGAAAGCTTGAGAGCTTGAACTCTGAGCGAGAGCGATTAAGTGAGAGCAGAGTAAAGATCGAGAGTGACATAGAGAGTTCCAAAGCTGAAATAGAGGGCTTGAAGAGCGACATCCAGCTTTCAGAGGAGAGCATAGAGAAGCTAAAGCAGTCGAAAGTCAAAGTGTTGGAAGCTTTAAAAGAGGCTGAAGCTAAGTACAAGCAGCTGGAGCTTGATATGGAAAGCATTGAAAAAGAAAGGCTGAAGCTGGAGCTTTGCAAAGAGAAAGCCGAGGTGAAGCTGGACTCTCTGAGAGAGAGAATATGGGACGAGTACGAGCTCTCATACTCCATGGTGCTGAATATGGAGCTGGACGGAGGGTCCAGAGCTGAAATAGAGAGCGAGCTTCAGACTGCAAAGCAGGAGCTTAGAAAAATTGGGAATGTGAATCTGGAGTCCATAGAGGAATACGAGAAGGTATCCGAGAGGTACAACTTCCTGAAAAAGCAGAGGGAGGACCTTATAGAGGCCGAGAAGTCGCTAAAGCACGTGATAAAAGAGATGAACCACAAGATGAAAGAGCAGTTCAAGTACAAGTTCGAGGAGATAAGAATTCAGTTTGCCGAGATATTTGTGGCCATGTTTGGCGGAGGGAAGGCCGACATAAGGCTTGAAGAGCCGGATGAAGTGCTGGAAAGCGGGATAGAGATAATAGCCCAGCCTCCCGGAAAGAAACTTCAGTCGCTTTCGCTGCTTTCAGGTGGAGAGAGGGCCCTTACAGCTATAGCCATACTGTTCGCCATACTGAAAACTAGATCCACACCTTTCTGCATACTGGACGAGATAGAGGCAGCACTTGACGAGTCGAACGTCTACAGATATGCAGAGTATCTGGAGAGCTTCTCGAAAGACACTCAGTTTATAGTCATAACCCACAGAAAGGGAACTATGGAGTCGGCAGACTCGCTCTATGGCGTGACTATGGAGGACAACGGCATAAGCAAGATAATTTCAGTGAAACTCACAGACAAACTCATAGAGGAAAGCAGCAGGGGTTAAAGCAAGGTCTAAAGCCCCTGCTTTATTTTTATCTCACTGGGTATTGAATAGATATATTCTAAATCTGGGGAGGGAGAAAAATGAAAAAATTCACAGGAATCATTGCTGGACTTATGATTATGGCGTTTGCACTTGCTGGCTGCGGGTCGTCGAAGCTAGGCGAAAACTACAGCGAGGATAAACTGAAGGCTGCGGCTGAGTCTGTAATAGAGAACACCAGCGAGGGAAACTACAAAGCTGTACTGGAGGGGGCATCGGACGAGCTTAAGGCTGCACTAAGCGAGGCGAAGCTCAAAGAGGTCTGGGACCTCTATGGCGAAAAGGGGAAGCTCGAGGAGATAACTAAGATGAAGTTTGAAGAAAAGGACGGCTACGGCGTGGTGACGGCGATTGCCAAGTACGAAAAAAAGAAAATACAGTTTACTCTGTCTTACAACGAGGATATGGAACTTTCAGGATTTTGGCTGAGATAGAAATCGCAAGAATTGATCTAAATCACGGAAGTAGAATATCTTATATCATATACTGTTGATAACGATTATCAATGGAATTCGACAGGGGGAATGGATATGAAAATGGAACAACATGTGAAGATAGATGAAGCGAAGATAGAAAAATTGATGAGAGTCAAGCTCTCGTACTTGAAGGGCGAGCTTGATCTGGAGAGCGCAAGAGAAAAGATCAGAGAGATAACGGATAGAGTTACAGCCCAGGAGTTCGCCATATGCGAGCAGAAGCTACAGGAACACGGCATAAGCGATGACGAGATAGCCGAGAGGATAGAGGAGATAGTGTCTATCTTCGATGGAGTGCTTCAAAGTGACGAGCTAGAAGTTCAGAGTGGACACCCTATAAGGACATATATAGAGGAAGTAAAGGCGATACGTGTAGTGCTTGAGCAGATAAAAGAAGAGCAAAGCGGAAAATTCATAAAGAACAGGTGGCTTGAGTTATACGAGAAGCTTTCTGAGATAAGTGTGCACTTTGCCAGAAAACAGAACCAGCTCTTCCCTGCGCTTGAAGGCAAGGGTTTTGACAAACCTTCAAAGGTGATGTGGACGCTTGAAAACAGGATTAGAGATATCATAAAAGAGGCTAGGGCTTACTTGGAGTCTGACGAGGATGAGAAATTTTTATCTATGCAAGTGGAAGTGATGGAGCTTGTAGAGGATATGATGCAAAAAGAGATGGAGATACTTTTCCCAACTGCGCTTGAGATGATCTCAGACGAGGAGTTTGTAAAGATGAGGATAGGAGACGACGAGATAGGCTATTGTCTTATAGAGAATCCACCGGCATATAAGCCTGAGCTGGGGGTAAGTGAAGGTATTAAGTCTGAAGCAAATGGAGAGCTACTTAAAGATCTGGCGAAGCTGCTTCAGAAACATGGACTTGATACATCGGAAGACAGCGAAAAAGTGCTAGATGTAAGGCAGGGGAAGCTCACTCTAGAGCAGATAAACCTTATATTCAGGCATCTTAAGGTGGACCTATCCTACGTGGACGAAAACGAGATAGCCCAGTTCTACAGCGACACAACGCACAGGGTATTTCCAAGAAGCCCAGGGGTGATAGGGAGAAAAGTCGAGAATTGCCATCCTAGGGAGAGTGTGAGCACTGTAAAAGAGATAATAAGGGCGTTCAGAGAAGGCGAACAGGAAGAGGCCGAGTTCTGGCTTGAAATGGGCGGAAAGTTCATATATATAGTCTACACTGCTGTAAGAGACGACAACGGGAAGTTCAGGGGAGTGCTGGAGATGATGCAGGACGCCACGCATGTAAGGTCTCTTGAGGGGAGTCAGAGGCTGCTCTCTTGGGAGAATGAAAAAAGAGATGCAGATCATGAAAAAGATATCAAAGTCGAAGTTAAAAGCAAAGATAACAGCTACGGCATAACTAAAGACACGCTTATAGGGGAGCTTGTAAAGAAGTACCCGCATATAAAGAGCTTTATGCTAGGCTTGTCGCCCAACTACAGCAAGCTGAAGAACCCCATACTCTTCAAGACCATGGCCAACATGGCCACTATGGAGATGATAGCATCTAGAGGTGGGTTTGAAACACAGGAGCTTATAGACAAGATAGTCGCAGAGATAGACTCTAACGAAAGCTAAAGACACTTAAAGAGCATATAAAAAAGAGATATGGAAAATCCATATCTCTTTTGCATTCTGTCTATTAAACTCTCTCTGCTACAAGCTCTCCCATCTTAGCACATCCAACTATCTTAGTGCCTTTGCTTGCTATATCTCCAGTTCTGTATCCTTCGTCTAGTACCTTTTCAACGGCAGCTTCTATTGCAGAAGCTTCTTCTTCAAGGTCGAAAGAGTATCTAAGCATCATAGCCGCTGAAAGTATAGTAGCTAGCGGGTTGGCCTTGTCCTGTCCTGCTATGTCAGGAGCTGAACCGTGGCTAGGCTCGTATAGTCCAAGCTTTCCGTCTGAAAGACTTGCAGATGGAAGCATTCCTATAGATCCTGTAAGCATGCTCGCCTCGTCTGAAAGTATGTCTCCGAACATGTTTGAAGTTACTATTACGTCAAACTGCTTAGGGTTTACAACTAGCTGCATAGCTGCGTTGTCAACTAGAAGGTGCTTAAGCTCTACGTCTGGGTAGTCTGCTGCAACTCTAACTACAACTTCTCTCCAAAGTCTTGAACTCTCAAGTACGTTCATCTTGTCTATGCTAGTCACAAGCTTGTTTCTCTTTCTAGCTATTTCGAAAGCCACTCTTGCTATTCTCTCTACCTCTGACACAGAGTACTTCTCAGTGTCATAAGCTGCTTCTTCGCCGGCTTCGTTAGTAAGTCTTCCTCTGTCTCCAAAGTAGATTCCACCTGTAAGCTCTCTAACTATGCAGATGTCAAGGCTGTCGCCTATTATCTCAGGCTTAAGTGGTGAAGCATCTTTAAGCGCCTTGTAAAGAAGCGCTGGACGAAGGTTTGCAAAAAGTCCAAGCTCTTTTCTGATTCCAAGAAGTCCAGCCTCTGGTCTAAGCTCTCCTGGAAGGTTGTCCCACTCGTATCCTCCAACTGCTCCAAGAAGTACAGAGTCGCTCTTCTTGCATATGTCTATAGTCTCCTGTGGAAGAGGCACGCCAGTCTTGTCATAAGCAACTCCTCCCATAAGCACTTCCTCGTAGTTGAATACGTGTCCGTATTTGCTACCTATCTTGTCTAGTACGATTTTCGCCTGATCTACTATCTCAGGTCCTATTCCGTCTCCGGGCATTACAGCTATATTGAATTCCATAAAAAAACCTCCTAAATATTATTTAAATTCGTTTTAAACTATTTTTCGACTCCATCTATGTTGAGTAATTTGTACTCGATAGAGTCCTTTAGAGCAATTAAACTTGCTTCTATTATATCAGAAGAGACCCCGATTGTCGTCCAGTTTTTGACTCCGTCGGTTGACTCTATGATAACTCTTACCTTGGCTGAAGTGGTGTTCTCAGTATCCAACACCCTTACCTTGTAGTCTGTAAGGTAGACATCTTTCAGGACAGGGTAGAAGACCTCGAGGGCTTTTCTAAGCGCCTTGTCTAGAGCGTCTACAGGTCCTTTTCCCTGTGCCGCCGTTATTTCGGCTACGCCACCAACGCTGACTTTCACCATGCTAGACGAAGTGAACTCGCCACTTTCCACGTCGTTCTCACCTATGGCCTTGAAGAAGTCTATGGCGAAAGGCTCTCTGTACATTCCAAGCACTTTCATGACTACAAGCTCGAAAGAGCTCTCTGCGCCCTCGTATTGGTAGCCTTCATGCTCTAATCGCTTCAGCTCGTCTATTATCAGCTGGGCTTCTGGAGAGTCTTTAGTGATGCTAGGGTCTATCTTCTGGACAGAAGATAGTATAGAGCTTCTGCCTGAGACCTCCGACATCAGGAACCTTCTCCTGTTTCCAACAAGCTCTGGAGATATGTGCTCAAAAGAGTGCGACGCCTTGTTGACCCCGTCTATATGCATGCCGCCTTTGTGGGCGAATGCGCTGGCGCCTACATAAGGCATTCCCGTAGACATATGGATGTTGGCTATCTCGCCTACAGCCCTTGCCGCCGGCGTAAGCTCTGACATAAGCTCTGATGGGATACATTCATAGCCCAGCTTTATCTGAAGGTTGGGTATTATAGTCGAGAGATTGGCGTTTCCACACCTTTCCCCGAAGCCTATGAAAGTACCCTGCACATGGTCTGCGCCGGCCCTAACGCCTTCCACGGAGTTGGCTACAGCCATTCCGCAGTCGTTGTGGCAGTGGAGCCCAACGCTTGTAGAAGGAAATCTCTCGCATACAAGCTTCACGATTTCAGATATTTCATGAGGGAAAGTCCCGCCGTTTGTGTCGCAAAGCGCAAGGCATGAAGCTCCCCCGTCTACAGCCGCCTGAAGCGAAGCTAGGGCATACTCGGGATTGGACTTGTAGCCGTCAAAGAAATGCTCTGCGTCAAACACCACTTCTTTTCCAGCAGACACAAAGAAAGCTATAGTCTCCTCTATCATCTCCAGATTCTCTGGAAGTGTAGCTTTTATTATATCTGTGACATGGAAGTCCCAGCTTTTCCCGAAGATAGCTACAGCAGGCGTTTCGGCTGTCAGAAGAGCCTGTACATTGGCGTCTTCCTCCACAGATATACCCTTTCTCCTGGTGCTTCCGAAGGCCACTATCTTTGCATGTGAAAGAGAAAGCTTCTTGACTTCGTTGAAAAACTCGAGGTCCTTTGAATTAGATCCAGGATTTCCGGCTTCTATATAGTTTACTCCGATGCTGTCAAGCTGCTTGACTATCTTTATCTTGTCTTTGACAGAGAAAGATATGCCTTCACCCTGAGCCCCGTCTCTAAGTGTAGAGTCAAATATATTTATATTTCTTTTCAAAATAAAACCTCCTTCGTTCTTGATTTGAAAAAACCGTATAAAAAAACTCGTCCTATATAAAAGGACGAGTTGAAAACCCGCGGTACCACCTTAGTTGAAAAACCACTTTAGAGCCTATAACGCGGCAAAACGGCATATCCTAACGGCGTAGCTTTCGGATATGCGACTCAAGAGTGATCTGTATATTGCGACTGGTGCCGGCTTTCACCACAGTGCCGGCTCTCTGCGACCATCCATCAAAATACCCTTCTCTTTCACAGTCTTTTCAGTTTCATGATAGTTAAATTATTTTATACTCTATCAATTAATAGGGGAGTTGTCAATAATTATCGTGCAAAAAATACTACGCCAGGCTTGGCTATTTTTTAACGATTTGAGCGCTGGGAGCATCTAAAAAGTGGTTGACAGAACATATGACGGGGGGTATAATTATTCTAAGAATTTGCATTATAAATAGTGTAGATATGATGATGGAGAGAAAAATGCACTGTCCAATTCAAGAGAGCTGACGAAACGGTGGAAGTCAGCATTGGTAGGCATATAATGATCACTCCTGAATAACTTATCTGAAAAGACGTACATAGTGTCTTATTAGGACGAGTCGGCAGTCACCGTTAAAAGACGAAAGGATTTAACCTTTAAAGAGGCATTTATGCAACTAGGGTGGTACCGCGGAAGTAGATCTTTCGTCCCTATAGATCAGTGGATCTATGGAGATGAAGGATTTTTTTAATATATCAATGAATATAAAATTTTAAAAATACAATATGATTAGGGGGATTTTTAGAAATGGCAAAAATGTACTATGACGCAGACGCAAACTTGGAATTATTAAATGGAAAGACAGTAGCAGTAATAGGATACGGAAGTCAAGGACACGCACACTCGCTTAACCTAAAAGAGAGCGGAGTAGACGTAGTGGTTGGACTATACGAAGGAAGCAAGTCTTGGGCGAAGGCAGAAGCAGAAGGACTTAAAGTGGCTACAGTAGCAGAGGCTACTAAAGTTGCAGACATCGTAATGATACTTCTACCAGACGAGAGACAAAAGGCTGTTTACGAAGAGTCGATAGCTCCAAACCTAAAAGAGGGAGCAGCTCTTGCTTTCGCACACGGATTCAACATCAGATTCAGCCAGATAGTGCCACCAGCTAACTCAGACGTATTCATGGCAGCTCCTAAGGGACCTGGACATCTAGTTAGAAGAGTATACCAAGAAGGATTTGGAGTACCAGCTCTTATAGCTGTATACCAAGACGCTTCAGGAAAAGCTAAAGACATAGCTCTTGCTTACGCTAAAGGAGTAGGTGGAACTAGAGCAGGAGTTCTAGAGACTACTTTCAAAGAAGAGACTGAGACTGACCTTTTCGGAGAGCAAGCAGTTCTATGCGGAGGAACTACAGAGCTTATAAAAGCTGGTTTCGACACACTTGTAGAAGCTGGATACCAGCCAGAGATAGCTTACTTCGAGTGTCTACACGAGCTTAAGCTTATAGTAGACCTACTATACGAAGGCGGATTCGAGAACATGAGATACTCTGTTTCAGACACAGCTGAGTACGGAGACTACATGATAGGAAGAAGAATCATAACTGACGAGACTAGAGCAGAGATGAAGAAAGTTCTTAAAGAGATCCAAAACGGAGTATTCGCTAGAAACTGGCTACAAGAGAACGCCCTTAACAGACCAGAGTTCGACTCTATAAAGCAAGCTGAGCTTGAGCATCCAATAGTTGAGGTAGGAAAGAACCTAAGAAGCATGATGGCTTGGATAAAAAAATAGGGGATGATTTAAATGAGAAGTGATGCAATAAAGAAAGGCGCCGCAAAGGCGCCTCATAGATCGCTGCTTAAAGCGCTTGGAATGACTGACGAAGAGATATCTAGACCGCTTATAGGTGTGGTGAACTCTTTCAACGAGATAGTTCCAGGGCATATAGAGCTCGACAAGATAACTGAAGCAGTGAAGCGTGGAGTGCTTATGGCAGGCGGAACTCCTATAGAGTTTCCGGCAATCGCAGTTTGCGACGGAATAGCCATGAACCACGTGGGGATGAAGTACTCGCTTGCGAGCAGGGAGCTTATAGCCGACAGCATAGAGACTATGGCCAGAGCGCACGCTTTCGACGGGCTTGTAATCATACCTAACTGTGACAAGACAGTTCCAGGAGCTATGATGGCTGCTGCAAGACTGAACATACCTACTATAGTTATGAGCGGTGGAGCTATGCTTGCAGGAAAGACTTTCAACCAGGACACAGACCTTGCGACTGTATTCGAGGGAGTTGGATCGCATGAGAACCAAAAGATGAGCGACGAGGAGCTTCTAGAGCTTGAAAACTCGGCTTGCCCTACTTGCGGATCATGTTCTGGAATGTTCACAGCCAACTCTATGAACTGCATGACAGAGGTGCTTGGGATAGGGCTTCCGTACAACGGAACTATACCGGCAGTCTTCGCAGATAGAAAGAGGCTTGCAAAAGAAGCTGGAATGAAGATAATGGAACTGGTTGAAAAGCAGATACTTCCAAGAGATATAATAAACGAGAAGTCGATAGAGAATGCACTTGTAGCCGATATGGCTCTAGGATGTTCTTCAAACACTGTACTTCACCTTACAGCCATAGCTCATGAGGCTAAGGCGGATATAAACCTTGAGAAGATAAACGAGATAAGCCAGAAGACTCCTAACCTCTGCAAACTGAGCCCAGCAGGACCTTACCATATAGAGCATCTTCACGCTGTTGGGGGAATACCAGCAGTTCTGAACGAGCTTTCTAAAAAAGGCCTTCTAAACGAGGACTGCATGACGGTTACAGGCAAGACTATAGGCGAGAACTTCAAGGGCAAAGAGAAGAAGGGAAGCAAGGTAATAGCCGATATAGACGCTCCGCACAGTGCAACAGGCGGAATAGCTATACTCAAAGGCACACTTGCACCGGAAGGCGCTGTTGTAAAGAGATCGGCCGTGGCTGAGAGCATGCTTAAAAACACTGGTACAGCCAAAGTATTCAACTCTGAAGAAGAGGCTGTAGAGGCTATACTTGGACACAAGATAGTAGCTGGAGATGTAGTTGTAATCAGATACGAAGGACCTAAAGGCGGGCCTGGAATGAGAGAGATGCTTTCTCCTACAGCTGCCATAGCCGGAATGGGACTTGGAGAGTCGGTTGCGCTTATAACAGACGGTAGATTCTCGGGAGCTACTAGAGGAGCCGCAATAGGACATGTTTGCCCGGAGGCTTCAGAGGGAGGACCTATAGCTCTAGTTAGAGACGGAGACGAGATAGAGGTAGACATCCTAGCTGGTGTGATAAATCTGCTTGTAGACGAAGCTGAGCTAGAGGAGAGAAAAAAGACTCTGGAGATAAGAGTAAATGAATTTGAAGGCTACCTTGGAAGATATGCGAAGCTTGTGGCTTCTGCATCAGAGGGAGCAGTCCTAAAATAATAGATTGTACACAAAAGTCCTCCTCTTAACAGAGGGGGACTTTTGCACTATAGAGAGAAAGAAGGGATTTAAATGAAACTAAGCGGAGCGCATATAGTGCTAGAGTGCCTTAAAGAGCAAGGTGCGGACACGCTCTTCGGATATCCGGGAGGGGCTGTTATACCTTTCTACGATGCACTTTACGACAAGAGCGGGGACTTCAACCACATAAGACCTTCGCACGAGCAGGGGGCTTCACATGCAGCAGACGCATACGCCAGAGTGACGGGAAAGGTGGGTGTCTGCGTGGTGACTTCAGGGCCTGGAGCAACTAATACAGTCACGGGGATAGCCAATGCCTATATGGACTCGGTGCCAATGGTGGTGATTACAGGCCAGGTAGGGAGAAGTCTTCTAGGGAAAGACTCTTTCCAGGAAGTAGATATAACAGGAATAACATCACCTATAACAAAGCACAACTTCCTTGTAGAGGATGTAAAGACGCTTGCAGACACTATCAGAAAGGCTTTCAAGATAGCGAGATCGGGAAGGCCAGGACCGGTGCTGGTGGACATACCGAAAGACGTATTTATGGAGAGCTGTGAATACGAAAGCGTGGAGATAGTCATGGATGAAAAGCATCACGAGATATCGGAGCCAGAGTGGTTCGAGCGCGCCGCAAAAGAGATAAACAGCTCCA
Encoded here:
- the smc gene encoding chromosome segregation protein SMC, which gives rise to MYLKRLEIQGFKSFADKTVIKFESGITGVVGPNGSGKSNISDSIRWVLGEQSIKSLRGNKMEDVIFSGASGRNALGFAEVTMVLDNSGGIFPIEYEELAVTRRMFRSGESEYYINRNSCRLRDIRELFMDTGIGKDGYSIIGQGRIDDILSSKSEDRRKIFEEAAGIVKYKSRKEESERKLQRTRDNLVRIDDIISELESQIGPLSEQSEKAKRYLEVSETHKKLDLELFAMEFESLKSEEEKCEIRLSEVSKELEENSKLKDSLKEKISSDEESVEELEEELLKANEEKYSILAKNEKLEGQVRLYEEQIKSSQRDIERIERETAEQSEEQAKLQSEMELKTRSREECLEKLESKNKTITQRESELSEIMKRVAEIEESVEQRKEEALELLNYISEEKLKLNTLDSNKESLRLRAEQISKEIERNKSKAEEVSRHNLELSEKLEKMKKSLAEIESEASIKKSQREQTLESKKKVQNYIEGLKSGLQSKQSNLKFLREMKEEYEGYYKGVKNFLIQSKNIEELQNGIDGLVAELLSVSKEHEKAIEVALGGSLQHIVLGTQRDGKRCIEFLKERKLGRITFLPRDSIKGKTLNANEDRILSESGVLGLASDIVEYDARYAEIFKNLLGRTVVIDNMDTMISISKKYGNYLKLVTIEGDVLNPGGSMTGGSFKGNSLSLLGRERQIKELEDGILSGKSEYSEKVEIYRSLEDEISSLETELVELEKSEREISYEKNRLESQYSHTSEQEAELAKGASSYEQETVQIEEELQKLESRRALVEQKIEEHKENIDRIQLEVENQSREIEKEKSVVEQDNVELTEQKIERASIEESLKSADLELDRISKEIEKTVRKLESLNSERERLSESRVKIESDIESSKAEIEGLKSDIQLSEESIEKLKQSKVKVLEALKEAEAKYKQLELDMESIEKERLKLELCKEKAEVKLDSLRERIWDEYELSYSMVLNMELDGGSRAEIESELQTAKQELRKIGNVNLESIEEYEKVSERYNFLKKQREDLIEAEKSLKHVIKEMNHKMKEQFKYKFEEIRIQFAEIFVAMFGGGKADIRLEEPDEVLESGIEIIAQPPGKKLQSLSLLSGGERALTAIAILFAILKTRSTPFCILDEIEAALDESNVYRYAEYLESFSKDTQFIVITHRKGTMESADSLYGVTMEDNGISKIISVKLTDKLIEESSRG
- a CDS encoding DUF3887 domain-containing protein — its product is MKKFTGIIAGLMIMAFALAGCGSSKLGENYSEDKLKAAAESVIENTSEGNYKAVLEGASDELKAALSEAKLKEVWDLYGEKGKLEEITKMKFEEKDGYGVVTAIAKYEKKKIQFTLSYNEDMELSGFWLR
- a CDS encoding PAS domain-containing protein, giving the protein MKMEQHVKIDEAKIEKLMRVKLSYLKGELDLESAREKIREITDRVTAQEFAICEQKLQEHGISDDEIAERIEEIVSIFDGVLQSDELEVQSGHPIRTYIEEVKAIRVVLEQIKEEQSGKFIKNRWLELYEKLSEISVHFARKQNQLFPALEGKGFDKPSKVMWTLENRIRDIIKEARAYLESDEDEKFLSMQVEVMELVEDMMQKEMEILFPTALEMISDEEFVKMRIGDDEIGYCLIENPPAYKPELGVSEGIKSEANGELLKDLAKLLQKHGLDTSEDSEKVLDVRQGKLTLEQINLIFRHLKVDLSYVDENEIAQFYSDTTHRVFPRSPGVIGRKVENCHPRESVSTVKEIIRAFREGEQEEAEFWLEMGGKFIYIVYTAVRDDNGKFRGVLEMMQDATHVRSLEGSQRLLSWENEKRDADHEKDIKVEVKSKDNSYGITKDTLIGELVKKYPHIKSFMLGLSPNYSKLKNPILFKTMANMATMEMIASRGGFETQELIDKIVAEIDSNES
- the leuB gene encoding 3-isopropylmalate dehydrogenase — encoded protein: MEFNIAVMPGDGIGPEIVDQAKIVLDKIGSKYGHVFNYEEVLMGGVAYDKTGVPLPQETIDICKKSDSVLLGAVGGYEWDNLPGELRPEAGLLGIRKELGLFANLRPALLYKALKDASPLKPEIIGDSLDICIVRELTGGIYFGDRGRLTNEAGEEAAYDTEKYSVSEVERIARVAFEIARKRNKLVTSIDKMNVLESSRLWREVVVRVAADYPDVELKHLLVDNAAMQLVVNPKQFDVIVTSNMFGDILSDEASMLTGSIGMLPSASLSDGKLGLYEPSHGSAPDIAGQDKANPLATILSAAMMLRYSFDLEEEASAIEAAVEKVLDEGYRTGDIASKGTKIVGCAKMGELVAERV
- the cimA gene encoding citramalate synthase, which gives rise to MKRNINIFDSTLRDGAQGEGISFSVKDKIKIVKQLDSIGVNYIEAGNPGSNSKDLEFFNEVKKLSLSHAKIVAFGSTRRKGISVEEDANVQALLTAETPAVAIFGKSWDFHVTDIIKATLPENLEMIEETIAFFVSAGKEVVFDAEHFFDGYKSNPEYALASLQAAVDGGASCLALCDTNGGTFPHEISEIVKLVCERFPSTSVGLHCHNDCGMAVANSVEGVRAGADHVQGTFIGFGERCGNANLSTIIPNLQIKLGYECIPSELMSELTPAARAVGEIANIHMSTGMPYVGASAFAHKGGMHIDGVNKASHSFEHISPELVGNRRRFLMSEVSGRSSILSSVQKIDPSITKDSPEAQLIIDELKRLEHEGYQYEGAESSFELVVMKVLGMYREPFAIDFFKAIGENDVESGEFTSSSMVKVSVGGVAEITAAQGKGPVDALDKALRKALEVFYPVLKDVYLTDYKVRVLDTENTTSAKVRVIIESTDGVKNWTTIGVSSDIIEASLIALKDSIEYKLLNIDGVEK
- the ilvC gene encoding ketol-acid reductoisomerase, whose translation is MAKMYYDADANLELLNGKTVAVIGYGSQGHAHSLNLKESGVDVVVGLYEGSKSWAKAEAEGLKVATVAEATKVADIVMILLPDERQKAVYEESIAPNLKEGAALAFAHGFNIRFSQIVPPANSDVFMAAPKGPGHLVRRVYQEGFGVPALIAVYQDASGKAKDIALAYAKGVGGTRAGVLETTFKEETETDLFGEQAVLCGGTTELIKAGFDTLVEAGYQPEIAYFECLHELKLIVDLLYEGGFENMRYSVSDTAEYGDYMIGRRIITDETRAEMKKVLKEIQNGVFARNWLQENALNRPEFDSIKQAELEHPIVEVGKNLRSMMAWIKK
- the ilvD gene encoding dihydroxy-acid dehydratase gives rise to the protein MRSDAIKKGAAKAPHRSLLKALGMTDEEISRPLIGVVNSFNEIVPGHIELDKITEAVKRGVLMAGGTPIEFPAIAVCDGIAMNHVGMKYSLASRELIADSIETMARAHAFDGLVIIPNCDKTVPGAMMAAARLNIPTIVMSGGAMLAGKTFNQDTDLATVFEGVGSHENQKMSDEELLELENSACPTCGSCSGMFTANSMNCMTEVLGIGLPYNGTIPAVFADRKRLAKEAGMKIMELVEKQILPRDIINEKSIENALVADMALGCSSNTVLHLTAIAHEAKADINLEKINEISQKTPNLCKLSPAGPYHIEHLHAVGGIPAVLNELSKKGLLNEDCMTVTGKTIGENFKGKEKKGSKVIADIDAPHSATGGIAILKGTLAPEGAVVKRSAVAESMLKNTGTAKVFNSEEEAVEAILGHKIVAGDVVVIRYEGPKGGPGMREMLSPTAAIAGMGLGESVALITDGRFSGATRGAAIGHVCPEASEGGPIALVRDGDEIEVDILAGVINLLVDEAELEERKKTLEIRVNEFEGYLGRYAKLVASASEGAVLK